Proteins encoded together in one Musa acuminata AAA Group cultivar baxijiao chromosome BXJ3-6, Cavendish_Baxijiao_AAA, whole genome shotgun sequence window:
- the LOC135641165 gene encoding aspartic proteinase 36-like — translation MWIPAVILLVVAGTANAAHVAAAGLLPAKLNLERALPTRGVGVEHLKARDRARHGRSLLGASFTPAGVVDFPVEGSSNPFTVGLYFTRVKLGNPSKEFYVQIDTGSDILWVTCSSCSGCPISSGLNIQLEFFDPDKSSSSSLVSCSDDRCTSALQTEEAVCSTSGSSSSLCSYSFLYGDGSGTSGYYISDTMYFDTVLGNEQTVNSSATVVFGCSNSQSGDLTKSDRAVDGIFGFGQHELSVVSQLSSIGVAPRVFSHCLKGSDNGGGILVLGEIIEPGIVYTPLVPSQSHYNLYLESISVNGQILSIDPSVFATSSAQGTIIDSGTTLAYLAEQAYDPFVSAIVSSLSPLVHSIPSKGNKCFITSSSVDESFPSVTLNFKGGASLPVKPEEYLLQQVSVDNSIVWCIGWQKNHGSGITILGDIVLKDKIFVYDLANQRIGWMNYDCSLSVNVSTSSVKNEYLNTEQLNVNGASHTGSIKLLSTSIAIVFVYILMLPNLRR, via the exons ATGTGGATACCGGCCGTGATCCTGCTCGTCGTGGCTGGGACGGCGAATGCAGCCCATGTCGCTGCCGCCGGTCTGTTGCCGGCCAAGCTGAACCTGGAGAGGGCGCTGCCTACGAGAGGGGTCGGAGTGGAGCATCTCAAGGCTCGGGACCGCGCCCGGCATGGCCGGTCCCTGTTGGGCGCCTCCTTTACCCCCGCCGGGGTGGTGGATTTCCCCGTCGAGGGCTCCTCCAATCCGTTCACCGTCGG GCTTTACTTTACTCGTGTGAAATTGGGGAACCCGTCGAAAGAATTTTATGTCCAGATTGACACTGGAAGTGACATCTTGTGGGTGACATGCAGTTCATGCAGTGGGTGCCCAATATCCAGTGGGCTGAAT ATCCAACTCGAATTCTTTGACCCAGACAAGTCATCCTCATCGTCATTGGTATCTTGCTCTGACGATAGGTGCACCTCTGCTCTCCAAACGGAAGAGGCAGTGTGTTCCACCTCTGGTTCCTCAAGCTCTCTTTGCAGTTACTCCTTCCTGTATGGTGATGGAAGCGGCACTTCGGGATATTATATATCTGATACTATGTATTTTGATACAGTCTTGGGAAATGAGCAGACTGTAAATTCTTCAGCTACAGTTGTTTTTGG ATGTAGCAACTCGCAATCTGGAGATTTGACCAAATCAGACAGGGCAGTTGATGGGATTTTTGGTTTTGGACAGCATGAATTATCTGTCGTATCACAGCTGTCCTCTATAGGTGTTGCACCTAGAGTTTTTTCTCATTGCTTGAAGGGTTCGGACAATGGTGGGGGCATATTGGTTCTCGGAGAGATTATAGAACCGGGTATTGTCTATACCCCTCTTGTTCCATCACA GTCTCATTACAATTTATATCTAGAAAGCATTTCTGTCAATGGGCAAATATTATCCATTGACCCATCAGTTTTTGCAACATCAAGCGCACAAGGAACCATCATTGACTCTGGGACTACATTGGCTTACCTTGCAGAACAGGCTTATGATCCTTTTGTTAGTGCG ATAGTTTCTTCTCTTTCACCATTAGTGCATTCAATCCCTTCTAAAGGAAATAAGTGTTTCATTACTTCCAGCAG TGTTGATGAATCATTTCCTTCCGTTACATTGAACTTTAAGGGTGGTGCATCCTTGCCAGTAAAACCTGAGGAGTATCTTTTGCAGCAAGTTTCTGTT GATAATTCTATTGTATGGTGTATTGGCTGGCAAAAGAACCATGGATCAGGAATTACAATACTAGGAG ATATCGTTCTAAAGGACAAGATATTTGTTTACGATTTGGCTAATCAGCGCATAGGCTGGATGAATTATGATT GCTCTCTTTCTGTTAATGTTAGTACATCATCTGTTAAGAACGAGTACCTAAATACCGAGCAGCTCAATGTTAATGGAGCATCACACACTGGATCGATCAAGCTGCTGTCAACTAGCATTGCAATTGTCTTTGTATATATTCTTATGCTACCCAACTTACGACGATAG
- the LOC103989432 gene encoding serine/threonine protein phosphatase 2A 57 kDa regulatory subunit B' beta isoform has translation MLNRIIKRGGPKLPKTDANEPPAVVVGHVSRPAAGCDTASVPSIEALPLFRDVPAGERQSLFIRKLRLCAVVFDFSDMITLRCAREREVKRRYLAELIDFVQSSSDRLAEPVQEELVRTIATNIFRCLPPAAHENTGSEAAAAAAADPEEENIFLDPAWPHLQLVYELLLRYVVSSDTDAKVAKRFIDHAFVLRVLDLFDSGDPREREYLKTILHRIYGKFMVHRPFIRKAISNIFYRFIFETEQHSGIGELLDILGSIINGFALPMKEEHKLFLVRVLIPLHKTKPAGVYHHQLAYCTTQFVEKDCKLAYTVIRGLLKYWPVTNCQKELLFLGELEEVLETTQPTEFQQCMVPLFKQISRCLNSSHFQVAERALYLWNNDHIVSLISQNCSIILPVIFEALEKNMQSHWNQAIHGLTANVRKMFQDMDGDLFEDCRQQYIERVASAKTLEEERELAWRQLEAVVAAKAAGEAIILVN, from the exons atgttgaataGGATCATCAAGCGGGGGGGCCCCAAGCTCCCCAAAACCGACGCCAACGAGCCGCCTGCCGTCGTCGTCGGCCACGTCTCCCGCCCCGCCGCGGGCTGTGACACCGCCTCCGTCCCCTCGATCGAGGCTCTCCCACTCTTCCGTGACGTCCCCGCGGGGGAGCGGCAATCCCTCTTCATCCGTAAGCTCCGGTTGTGCGCCGTCGTCTTCGACTTCTCCGACATGATCACCCTCCGCTGCGCCCGTGAGCGGGAGGTCAAGCGGCGGTACCTCGCGGAGCTTATTGACTTCGTCCAGTCCAGCTCCGACCGCCTCGCCGAGCCTGTGCAGGAGGAGCTGGTCCGCACCATCGCCACCAACATCTTCCGCTGCCTGCCCCCGGCCGCCCACGAGAACACCGGCTCcgaggccgccgccgccgccgccgccgatccCGAGGAAGAGAACATCTTTCTCGACCCCGCCTGGCCCCACCTCCAGCTTGTCTACGAGCTCCTCCTCCGCTACGTCGTCTCCTCCGACACGGACGCCAAGGTCGCCAAGCGCTTCATCGACCACGCCTTCGTGCTTCGCGTCCTCGACCTCTTCGACTCCGGGGACCCTCGCGAGCGCGAGTACCTCAAGACCATCCTCCACCGCATCTACGGCAAGTTCATGGTCCACCGCCCCTTCATCCGCAAGGCTATCAGCAACATCTTCTACCGGTTCATCTTCGAGACGGAGCAGCACAGCGGCATCGGTGAGCTGTTGGATATCCTCGGCAGCATCATCAACGGGTTCGCACTGCCCATGAAGGAGGAGCACAAGCTGTTCCTCGTGCGGGTGCTCATTCCCCTGCACAAGACGAAGCCGGCAGGGGTTTACCACCATCAGCTCGCCTACTGCACAACGCAGTTCGTGGAGAAGGACTGCAAGCTTGCGTACACTGTGATCCGAGGGCTGTTGAAGTATTGGCCAGTGACCAACTGCCAGAAGGAGTTGCTGTTCCTCGGGGAGTTGGAGGAGGTACTGGAGACCACGCAGCCCACAGAGTTCCAGCAGTGTATGGTTCCGTTGTTCAAGCAGATCTCCCGCTGCCTCAATAGCTCTCACTTCCAG GTTGCTGAACGGGCTCTCTATCTTTGGAACAATGATCACATCGTCAGCTTGATCTCGCAAAACTGCAGTATCATTTTGCCAGTCATATTCGAAGCACTGGAGAAGAACATGCAGAGCCACTGGAACCAAGCAATTCATGGCCTAACCGCAAATGTCCGAAAGATGTTTCAAGACATGGATGGTGATCTTTTTGAGGATTGCCGACAGCAGTATATAGAGAGAGTAGCAAGTGCCAAAACCTTGGAAGAAGAACGAGAGCTGGCATGGAGACAACTAGAAGCTGTAGTTGCAGCCAAAGCTGCTGGAGAAGCAATCATTCTTGTCAATTAG